Genomic window (Gasterosteus aculeatus chromosome 1, fGasAcu3.hap1.1, whole genome shotgun sequence):
TGGGCCACTAACAGAGCTTGGATGCAGTGACGCCCGTCCCTTACGACTCGTCAAACTGCGACACCCTTCATGGCGCTGGCGTTTTGTCAGGACCAAAGGAGGAAGTCACAGAATCCCAAACAACGtcatcaaaaaataaatccttgtTTAGCCCCTTTAATGTAGCTTTGTGTGCACAATTGTTGCGGGCAATGAGGAATAACTTCCAAATGAAGCGTTTTTGATGATCTGGCTGCTTTAATTGGGCTTGACAGCTTTGGTTTACTCAGATCTTGCAATTgcacaacatttaaatgaaacaccAAAATGTGGAACTATGTTTTAAAACTGgaattatacaaaaaaaaaaaggcccgccCCTCCAGATGTTATTTTAACAAGACTCGGCGAAGGTCACACTGTCGGTGCTCAAGGGACATCATATTTTCTCACCATTTCCAAGGTCTGTTTCAGAACGTACAGTTGTGCTCGGTAATCCTCTCTGATTGGCAGTCGGTCCCTATAAGTCCAGTGAGACTGGTGCGAGATGCTTCTGTTTGGGCCGAGTTAAGCTGCCCGCCCGGCGAACGGCTTAAGACCCGATGTAAAGGCTGTACGGAGCTCAGGTGAATAGGACTGATAATGCAAACAAGATGTAGGAGCAGCGCTGAAGGGCGAAGGACGGGAGACACAAACtcacagggagggaggagggtcgTTCCCACTTTCTAATTTCTCATTATCTTGGCCAATTTTTGGATCTTTTGAATATGAACCGCTGAGACGGAGGTAGATGATGGTGGGATGAAGGAGAGGACTGTGGTATGGCAGGAATGAGAAAGGCCCAGACACATCTGTCTccatctatgtgtgtgtgtgtgtgtgtgtgtgtgtgtgtgtgtgtgtgtgtgtgtgtgtgtgtgttgctttttaTAGCATGCAGCTCACATACTCGGTCATGGAGCTTTTCCCGATTATGAAGAGAAGCAACAAGGAGGCGAGCAGGAAATTAAAGGGTCTGGTCAAAAGACCCGTTCGGAAACTTTTCACATCGCTTCACCATGTTGAACAACGCATATCCGTAAACAAGCGGCCAAGGATTAGGTTGCCCGATGACAATTACGTTTAAATAAAAGTTAGTATACTGCCTGACCAAAGTTACAGCTACAACATATTTAGGCCAATGAATAGCATATTAAAATAATTATACCATAGAAATGTATAATAAAAAAGTGAGAAATCAACGGCCTTGATTGCACTCAGGCTGATTAAATCGGGTCTCAGCTAAAGCTTATTTATTGGTGTAAAagaattacaaaaaagaaaaacattccaggATCAATAAAACAGCTGAAAAACCAAGCTAGTTGGCGCTAGCGGATGTGCCGTGAGAGCTGGCCATAGCTGAtctacgctaagctaagcttgggtttttgtttctttcctccACAATTGAAAAAATCTAGCTCAGGTGTTATTCCACATCATCAAGGTTACATACAATCATAAAGgagtgtggtggaggggcgtggttagctcagctgcaggggggagagcgggggagtggttcaggggacggtgctggtagatgaggagtaaccaggtgtaattaatctgcactgattctctcctacttaaacagtgagcaggatccaggtcggggggaAAGAGAGCTGGAGCCTGCGAGCAGAGCACAAGAACTGAGCGGAGCCGGACAAGGCGAAAACCGACCACCCGCATAGTGCAaactcattcctgctcactgtcttCCCTTTTGAACAATAAAAGTCTGGTGACCCTCATCCTGTGTCGTGCGTCTTACAAGAACCcaccggtggtagcgctatcacggctaCAGTGGCGCCTGGCTAAGGATGGACGCGAACGACCACGGAGAGGGCCTGATGCAGCCGGCGGTTGCGCTTGGAcggatgctgggggagatcgccgcgatgcagcgcgagcaggccgaggccaaccggcacttcctgggggcgctgcaggctgctACAGACCGGCAGACCCAGGTATTGGAGCAATTGGCGGCCCGACCGGTCGCTTCCCCAACGACGCCGGGTCCCTCGGCGTATGCAGGCGTGGTGGTGCACAAGATGACCCCGGAGGACGACGTACAGTCATACCTGGAGATGTTCGAGGCGATGGCGGGGGCGTGTGGCTGGCCGGTGGACGAGTGGGCGatccgcctcctgccgctcctaaccggggaggcgcagacagcgGCCCTGGGCCTGCCACCCGGTCCCAGGCACGTCTACGCCAGCGTGAAGAAGGCCATCATGGATCGACTGgggctctcccccgaggaccataGGAGGCGGTTCCGAGAGGCGAGGCTGGGGCTGGGGGACCGCCCGTTCCCATTTGCCCAGCGACTCACAGACGCGgccaacaggtggctgcagccggagggcgcgggaggggcgccggcggtggtggagaaggtggtgatgGAGCAGTTCCTGGAGGGTCTTCCGCCGCGGACTGCGGCCTGGGTCCGCTACCACCGGCCGGCGACGCTGGAAGCCGCCGTGACCCTCgccgaggaccacctggcggtgcaccccgggggccgtggggagggcggtcggccgaccgcatcAACGCAGCCCGTTCCCGCGCCACGACGGAGTTCCCCGCGGCCTGTTGCGACtcggccccctccgtccccgcgcgccctagcccctcaacggggtactgatccacccggcctggccggcaccctccctgacctacagagggctcctcaaccgccagggcaggagtgttggaggtgcgggcagcccggacactaccggcgggagtgcccgctaatggaggtgggccaaacggtgcgggttgccgggcctccagcaccctcccccggtctgggagcgacgtacagcgttccggtaaggatccaggggggtatacatcaggcgatggtggactctggctgcacgcagtctatgatccACCAGAGTCTggttcgacccggggcattggtggaggcatcccgggtgagtataaagtgtgtgcatggggatattcacgactacccagtggtgccgatagagattaggtttgggggtaaaaagcatAAAGTAAGGGTCgtggttagctcccgcctgacgcaccctctgattttggggacagactggtcggggtttcataggttagcggggcagtgcgcgggggtgcgttcgcgaccggtagggacatgcggggtgtgtgcggcgctcggcggtgacgcgaggttgtccgacgctgcagacggggagggggaatcgGCGGGGCCTCCTATGGGGACGCCGCCGACGCCAGAgctacgctccatggaagattttccactggagcagtctcgtgatgacactctacgctttgccttcgaccaagtgatgcaaattgatggtcaagtggtgcgccccgacgccgtattatcatacccgcacttttcgctgattagggacaggctatacagagtgagtcgcgacactcagacagggcaggaaattacgcagttgttggtaccaaaaagccgccgggaaacagttttccaggcggctcactataacccgatggcgggccacctgggtagcgacaaaactctggatcggatagtagcccgattttactggccaggcatctgggcggatgtgcgccgctggtgtgcatcctgcccacagtgccagctggtgaaccagccggccatcccgaaagcgccgttgcgtccgctgccgttaatggagctgccgttcgaacgcttaggtatggacctcatcgggccatttcaccggagtgcacgggggtatcgctttgtgttagtgctggtggattacgcaactcgatatcccgaggcagtgccgttgcgcagcatctccgccaagagtgttgcgcaggcgctgtttcaggtcatctcccgagtcggaatcccgaaagagattctgactgaccagggcacctcgttcatgtcacgcacactacgagaactgtacgaattgttgggggttaagtccgttcggaccagtgtataccatccccagactgacggcctggtggaacggctgaacaagacactgaaatccatgattcgtaagtttattcacgacgatgaacgtaattgggataaatggcttgaccctctgttgtttgcagtacgggaggtcccccaggcctccacgggattttctcccttcgagctgctgttcggcagaagaccacggggggtgctcgacctgcttaaggaacactgggaggagggtccgagccccggtaagaacgagattcagtacgtcctggacctgcgagccaaactccacacactgggtgagttgtcacgtgagaatttgctccaggcccaggaacgtcaacagcggctgtacaacagaggggccaggctgagacaattcacaccgggagagaaagtgcttgtattacttccttcttccagctcaaaactactcgccaagtggcaagggccctttgtggtcacacggcgggtaggggacgtcgactacgaggtggtgcgatctgacagagGGGGAGCCACGCAGgtctaccacctcaacctccttaaagcatggagagagacggagtccgtgtccctggtgtctgcagtagcagagagcgaggagctgggcCCAGAagtcccaaagtccaccgatcccacccggctcccgtctgacgcccgtctctctgcagcccagcaagcggacatagcccggttgcaagatcaatttaatgatgtgttctcctcccggccaggtcgcacggacctcatagtgcatcacattgagacgtccccgggcgtgacggtgcggacgcggccctacaggcttcctgaacacaagaagaaaatggttcagcgagaattggccgctatgctggagatgggggtaatagaagagtccaacagcgcctggtgcagccccatcgttcttgtcaccaagaaggatggctcaataaggttctgtgtggattatcgcaaggtgaatgcggtctcacggtttgacgcttacccgatgccccgggtcgacgaactcctggaccgattgggcaccgcgcagtttttttacgacactggatttgaccaagggctactggcagattcccttgtcaccagagtccaggcaaaagtcggcgttctccactccgtttgggttgtaccaattcaccacgcttcccttcgggctgttcggcgccccggccaccttccagcgcctcatggaccgggtgctgcgtccgcacgctgcgtatgcggccgcctacctggatgacgtcatcatccacagcaccacgtgggcggagcatgtgcggcgggtgggcgcggtgctggagtccctgaggcaggccgggctcaccgccaacccggggaagtgtgcagttggacggagggaggtacggtatctggggtaccacttgggcggcgggcgggtgcgcccgcaggtggacaagaccgcagccattgcagcctgcccgcggcccaagacgaaaaaagaggtgaggcggtttttggggctggcaggttactacaggaggttcatcccgggctttgcggagctgaccagccccttaactgacctgacccggaaaggtgcctcagatccggtccagtggacggagcggtgccagtgggcggttgagggggtgaaacgagccctctgtggggaaccattgctccatacacctgatttctctctcccttttgtcttgcagactgatgcgtcgaacagagggctgggggccgttttgtcccagcaggtgcagggggtggaccgcccggtcctctacatcagccggaagctgtcggaaagagaggccaggtacagtacggtggaaaaagagtgcctggccatccggtgggcggtcgactccctgcggtactacctcctgggacgccagttcactctctgttcggaccacgccccgctgcagtggctccaccgcatgaaggatgccaacgcccggatcactcggtggtatctggctctacagccttttaacttcaaggtgatccataggccgggggcgcagatggtcgtggcggacttcctttcccgccctcaggagggaggggggggggagtcggttcggccggatggctccccggcctaagtcgggcggtgggggtatgtggtggaggggcgtggttagctcagctgcaggggggagagcgggggagtggttcaggggacggtgctggtagatgaggagtaaccaggtgtaattaatctgcactgattctctcctacttaaacagtgagcaggatccaggtcggggggaAAGAGAGCTGGAGCCTGCGAGCAGAGCACAAGAACTGAGCGGAGCCGGACAAGGCGAAAACCGACCACCCGCATAGTGCAaactcattcctgctcactgtcttCCCTTTTGAACAATAAAAGTCTGGTGACCCTCATCCTGTGTCGTGCGTCTTACAAGAACCcaccggtggtagcgctatcacggctaCAAGGAGCTATTCATGCAAAAAGCTAAGTGATGCCCTTTAAAACCAGATTGACCAAACATGGTGGCAATAATAGTCCCGAAAAAGCATGAAATCAGTTCAATCAATTTAATTTTGGCTAAATAGATAATAAGGATAATACGAAGATAATAACATACACATTCTAAACATTTACAAGTGGTTAGAAAGGCATacagacgcgcgcacacacacaaacacacacactgcatcctCACCTGATTCTGACGTGTCGTTGTCATAGTCCAGAGCCTCCAACACCAAAGAAAAGGACTTCTGTGGAGTAAACACACGGATGTGTTAATATGTGCCATGAATATTCACATTTGGGTTTTAATATCACATTAATTAACAAAAAtctattgtgttgtttttgtttcaagttGGCCAAGGACACGTTAAGGTAGAGAGGAGCCGTAAAGGGATGGATGACCTTTTCAGTCACTCTAGTACCAGTTCCTGTTTGCAAATATAATTGCGGTCAGACATGAATGTTGATTACTGATAGTCACGCGTTTTTGCCTTAAGGGCACAACTCTCTGTTCGCACAGTGTATTACTTCTCTTCTGTAACTAACAGAATCTTTTATGCTTAATGCCCTTTAAAACAACAGGAGCATTCAAATAAatcattgagaaaaaaaagtggaatcatctcttatattttactttattacagGTAATAATCACTTGGATTAAAGTGTGCAATTATTAGCACCAACTTTAAGTACCAACGTTCAGCAGTTCAGCGTGATATATTTATCATGTTCTTACTTTACTTTAAGAATTCACATGTGAGCACATTTCAAGTTTATTTTAACAGCTTTACATGATACTATCATCCATACATATCTTATATTCTACTCTGATTATATTATTTCAATTGTTACTCTGAAAGGTAAGTAATGGCAGCAGTGAAATAAAttagtagtagaggtagtaaaGTGCATCATATTTAAATAATAGTCAGAAAACTGGTCTCAAGTGCCCCGACTACCCgagtaaatgtacttagttTCATTTCTGTGGAGGGTTTTTGGGTGTTCCGATCGCTGGccaagcctttaaaaaaaagcagaagtgaTTCACGGCCTGCAGAAGTCAATGCTGCGCCCGAGTGCCAGAGTCCTTGATAAACGGGTTTGTTGCCTGGAGCATTAACAGTCCATAGGACTAAATCTTTATGTTCTATTAAAATGCATAACATGTTTTAAAGATAAAGTCAGCCTATTTAAAGGAGGGGAATTGAGCATAAGCTGGGCATCATCAGAGGATGACTTTCGGCTTCCAGAGATATCACACACACTGGAGAGATACAGAGGgcaggccttttttttcttttgattttctcTTCTCTGATGCTTTCGCTCGTCCTATTAAACACTGAATAATTCAGACCGACGCTTTCACCTAAAACTCTCGTTTTCNNNNNNNNNNNNNNNNNNNNNNNNNNNNNNNNNNNNNNNNNNNNNNNNNNNNNNNNNNNNNNNNNNNNNNNNNNNNNNNNNNNNNNNNNNNNNNNNNNNNNNNNNNNNNNNNNNNNNNNNNNNNNNNNNNNNNNNNNNNNNNNNNNNNNNNNNNNNNNNNNNNNNNNNNNNNNNNNNNNNNNNNNNNNNNNNNNNNNNNNCTCGTGTTggattctttctttccttctttatgATGAATTGTCCACTAACACAAACTGCACATGCAGCATTACCTCACCGTTGGCCTGCTCACAGACCTCTTAGCATTATCCTCTTTCCGATCTGCAGCACTACTCCTTCCCGTACCCTTCCTTCCATCCACCGCCGCGCCTCGCCCTCCTTCTGCCAGCAACAACCGTTATGGCAGGTTAAGACCTGTGGGAAGTCCAGAgccttttgcttttcttttgttcgCTCTCATTcagcccccctcacacacacacaccctcaccgctgcacacacaagtgcacacaGCCAGGTAAGTCATGATGTCATCATTGAAACAGGAAGGGAGTATCTGGGGTAAGCCCTGTCGGTAAGGTTGAGGGTTCAGTATGGCATCCCGGCGGGGTCAAATCAACCACGGCTGACGTCAAAGAGACCCGTGGCCCTTAGGCGACGGCAGAGTGGACATGTACGAAAGACCAAACTTTAAACAGCAAACATCACTAAGCGGAAGCTGATAACATCAAAGTCAACGCCGGGGAGATATTTTTACTTTGTTCCGACTCAAACAAAATCGCCTTTTTATCCGGGCCATTTGTGGAGATA
Coding sequences:
- the LOC120834331 gene encoding uncharacterized protein LOC120834331 isoform X2; its protein translation is MDANDHGEGLMQPAVALGRMLGEIAAMQREQAEANRHFLGALQAATDRQTQVLEQLAARPVASPTTPGPSAYAGVVVHKMTPEDDVQSYLEMFEAMAGACGWPVDEWAIRLLPLLTGEAQTAALGLPPGPRHVYASVKKAIMDRLGLSPEDHRRRFREARLGLGDRPFPFAQRLTDAANRWLQPEGAGGAPAVVEKVVMEQFLEGLPPRTAAWVRYHRPATLEAAVTLAEDHLAVHPGGRGEGGRPTASTQPVPAPRRSSPRPVATRPPPSPRALAPQRGTDPPGLAGTLPDLQRAPQPPGQECWRCGQPGHYRRECPLMEVGQTVRVAGPPAPSPGLGATYSVPTDASNRGLGAVLSQQVQGVDRPVLYISRKLSEREASEQDPGRGERELEPASRAQELSGAGQGENRPPA
- the LOC120834331 gene encoding uncharacterized protein LOC120834331 isoform X1, with amino-acid sequence MDANDHGEGLMQPAVALGRMLGEIAAMQREQAEANRHFLGALQAATDRQTQVLEQLAARPVASPTTPGPSAYAGVVVHKMTPEDDVQSYLEMFEAMAGACGWPVDEWAIRLLPLLTGEAQTAALGLPPGPRHVYASVKKAIMDRLGLSPEDHRRRFREARLGLGDRPFPFAQRLTDAANRWLQPEGAGGAPAVVEKVVMEQFLEGLPPRTAAWVRYHRPATLEAAVTLAEDHLAVHPGGRGEGGRPTASTQPVPAPRRSSPRPVATRPPPSPRALAPQRGTDPPGLAGTLPDLQRAPQPPGQECWRCGQPGHYRRECPLMEVGQTVRVAGPPAPSPGLGATYSVPTDASNRGLGAVLSQQVQGVDRPVLYISRKLSEREARYSTVEKECLAIRWAVDSLRYYLLGRQFTLCSDHAPLQWLHRMKDANARITRWYLALQPFNFKVIHRPGAQMVVADFLSRPQEGGGGESVRPDGSPA